From a region of the Fischerella sp. JS2 genome:
- a CDS encoding glycosyltransferase family 4 protein, which produces MKIAVIGAKGLPPKQGGIEHYCAEMYPRMTAQGHTVDLFARCSYTQAPWLVHDDFQGVRVISLPGLQMKGVDAFVTSALSAIAATGKKYDIIHFHALGPSLFTGLARITTAAKVVVTCQGLDWQRAKWGSFSTRLIHLGEKAAVRFADGIIVVSDALKSYFLQTYGRETIYIPNAPARYGESDPNFTYGKQLGLDWGRYILFLGRIVPEKRPDLLIEAFSALKPKGWKLVVAGGVSDTKSFTASLLEKIASNPNIIFAGELRGVRLWEIVRGAGLFVLPSDLEGLPLAMLEAMHEGTPVLASNIPPHQQLISGGRGMLFEAGNLHSCMHSLDWAIHHPTQMAAMAENAQRHVQLHYGWDRITSETLKLYTTLLNSPELVVNSPESMVKSQ; this is translated from the coding sequence ATGAAGATTGCCGTTATTGGTGCAAAAGGTCTACCTCCTAAACAGGGTGGTATCGAACATTATTGTGCAGAAATGTATCCGCGCATGACAGCACAGGGTCACACTGTAGATTTATTTGCCCGCTGTTCCTATACCCAGGCTCCCTGGCTTGTTCATGATGATTTTCAAGGAGTTCGAGTGATCTCCTTACCTGGTTTGCAAATGAAAGGCGTAGATGCTTTCGTGACCTCAGCATTAAGTGCGATCGCTGCTACTGGAAAGAAATACGATATTATTCATTTTCATGCTCTTGGTCCATCTCTATTTACTGGTTTAGCTAGAATTACCACTGCTGCCAAGGTGGTAGTTACCTGTCAGGGATTAGATTGGCAACGCGCCAAGTGGGGTAGTTTTTCCACTCGCTTAATTCATCTGGGCGAGAAAGCAGCAGTACGTTTTGCTGACGGAATCATTGTGGTATCAGATGCGCTGAAATCCTACTTTTTACAAACCTATGGTCGAGAGACAATCTACATTCCTAATGCTCCAGCCAGGTATGGTGAGTCAGATCCAAATTTCACCTACGGAAAGCAGCTAGGTCTTGATTGGGGGCGCTATATCTTGTTTTTAGGCAGAATAGTACCGGAAAAACGTCCCGACTTACTTATCGAAGCCTTCAGCGCCTTAAAACCGAAGGGATGGAAACTGGTTGTGGCTGGAGGTGTTAGTGATACAAAATCCTTTACCGCAAGCTTATTAGAAAAGATTGCCAGCAATCCTAATATCATATTTGCAGGCGAACTCAGGGGTGTTCGTCTGTGGGAAATTGTTCGGGGCGCAGGATTATTTGTTTTGCCTTCTGATTTAGAGGGATTACCTTTAGCAATGTTAGAAGCAATGCACGAAGGTACACCAGTCCTGGCAAGCAATATCCCACCCCATCAGCAATTGATTAGTGGGGGACGGGGAATGCTTTTTGAAGCTGGAAATCTTCATTCTTGTATGCATTCTCTGGATTGGGCAATTCATCACCCAACCCAAATGGCTGCAATGGCTGAGAATGCACAAAGACATGTGCAACTTCACTACGGCTGGGATCGCATTACCTCAGAAACCTTAAAACTATATACAACTCTGTTGAACTCACCTGAACTAGTAGTCAATAGTCCAGAGTCAATGGTCAAGAGTCAATAG